From the Chloroflexus aurantiacus J-10-fl genome, one window contains:
- a CDS encoding aminopeptidase, protein MVASLWDQLARRLVDALGAQRSELIEVRDEAGNQRLLHAVLLALESIGAEPLIAIQPAQHVERLLATTPPEVLTERHQRYAEWLKLVDRSLTLIGAQPDLKQVADEALCAFGTSYDRLEMVREERRIPQVIAAIPTIGKAAQLGISHEELELRMMPALLVEPAELRAITERVMPALHNASTITIVSGPGYELRLDHGERPWLCDTGQLTTSVGETGAIVINLPAGSIYTTVLEESAEGDLFLPVAGPARAVHLHFAGGRVTQIEAASGADQLNALFDRHSGEPRRISHIGIGLNPRLHHPIGWTIVDEHIQGALFIAFGENRYMGGANASSLNIDFVISAASLRVDERVIVDQGRLIV, encoded by the coding sequence ATGGTCGCGAGTTTGTGGGATCAACTGGCCCGGCGCCTGGTTGATGCACTCGGCGCCCAACGCAGTGAGCTGATTGAGGTTCGTGACGAAGCGGGCAATCAACGTCTGCTGCACGCGGTGTTGCTGGCTCTGGAAAGCATTGGCGCGGAACCACTGATTGCCATTCAGCCGGCGCAGCACGTTGAACGTTTACTGGCAACGACACCGCCAGAGGTGCTCACCGAGCGACATCAGCGATATGCCGAATGGTTAAAACTCGTTGATCGCTCACTGACGCTGATCGGCGCGCAACCAGACCTGAAACAGGTGGCTGATGAAGCGCTGTGCGCCTTCGGTACCTCCTACGACCGGCTGGAAATGGTGCGTGAGGAGCGGCGTATTCCACAGGTCATTGCTGCCATCCCGACCATTGGCAAAGCAGCCCAATTGGGCATCAGTCACGAAGAACTGGAATTGCGCATGATGCCGGCGTTGCTGGTAGAACCGGCAGAACTGCGTGCTATCACCGAGCGGGTCATGCCGGCACTGCATAATGCATCTACCATCACCATCGTGAGTGGGCCGGGGTATGAGTTACGACTCGACCACGGTGAACGCCCGTGGTTGTGTGATACCGGCCAACTGACCACCAGTGTCGGTGAGACAGGAGCCATCGTGATCAACCTGCCGGCAGGATCAATCTACACTACTGTCCTTGAGGAGAGCGCCGAAGGCGATCTCTTCTTGCCGGTGGCCGGCCCGGCCCGCGCCGTTCATCTCCACTTTGCCGGTGGTCGCGTCACGCAGATTGAAGCGGCCAGCGGAGCCGACCAGCTCAATGCGCTCTTCGACCGCCACAGTGGTGAACCACGCCGGATCAGCCATATTGGTATTGGCCTCAATCCGCGATTGCACCATCCTATTGGCTGGACAATCGTTGATGAGCATATTCAGGGCGCACTCTTCATTGCGTTTGGCGAGAACCGGTATATGGGCGGAGCGAATGCCTCATCGCTCAACATAGATTTTGTGATCAGTGCGGCCAGTTTGCGGGTCGATGAGCGGGTGATCGTTGATCAGGGACGTTTGATCGTGTAA
- a CDS encoding U32 family peptidase, which translates to MRKPEIMSPAGYWPQLYAAIEAGADAVYFGLTHFTARAKVGFTRSELPDVMKTLHRRGVKGYVTFNTLVFDHEIRAAANALAEIAAAGADAIIVQDLGIAALAHRIAPDLPIHGSTQMSITSAEGVELAARYGVSRVVLARELSLAEVAAIRARSPIELEIFVHGALCVSYSGQCFSSEAWGGRSANRGQCAQACRLPYEMIVDGEHRPLGAARYLLSPGDLAAIDDMATIARLGVSALKIEGRYKDAEYVAITTNAYRRALDAAWAGLPSDLTGADRLHLEQVYSRGLGPHFLRGTNHQAVVEGRAPRHRGLLMGRVVQVRSDAIIITPEPGREAAPLKPGDGVVFDAADWRSPEEPEEGGRIVAVEPVGDGRLAIRFMKGVINPRRIRVGDLLWRTSDPQTERIARPFVQPAAPVRRQPVRVHVQASAGTALEMRWTLIDQPALSVVVRSETSLTTAQNRPLDEATLRDQLSRLGDTPYILSELSAVIEGNPFVPVSLLNQLRRQATTQLAELQSQPPALTILNPDQVVDEALAAVEPTAPSATPHLHLLVRSPEQLAAAIALRPDSITLDYLDLEGLKPALAQIRDAGIPARIAAPRVLKPEDERIVRFLRKLQTPLLVRSTGLLELLRDDPTVALTGDFSLNAANVLTADLLLKLGLQRLTPTHDLNAEQIAHLAERIGGSRIEVIAYHHLPVFHTEHCVFCRFLSNGTSYKDCGRPCERHHVALRDTNGREHPVIADVGCRNTVFGAEAQEASKYLDRWRAAGIGHYRLEFVHESAAQVTAISEAFRAYLHNTISAAELGRRLRQCSPQGVTEGSFFVPANYQYIPLQ; encoded by the coding sequence ATGCGCAAACCTGAAATAATGAGTCCAGCCGGTTACTGGCCACAACTGTATGCTGCCATTGAAGCCGGCGCGGATGCGGTCTATTTTGGATTAACCCATTTTACGGCGCGGGCCAAGGTAGGCTTTACCCGCAGCGAATTACCTGACGTGATGAAGACGCTTCATCGGCGCGGCGTGAAGGGGTATGTCACCTTTAACACGCTGGTGTTCGATCACGAGATACGGGCTGCCGCAAATGCTCTGGCCGAGATTGCCGCTGCTGGTGCCGATGCGATCATTGTGCAAGACCTCGGCATTGCGGCTCTTGCGCACCGGATTGCGCCTGATCTTCCCATTCATGGTAGTACGCAGATGAGTATTACCAGCGCAGAAGGTGTTGAACTGGCGGCTCGCTACGGTGTGTCGCGGGTTGTACTGGCGCGCGAATTATCGCTGGCAGAGGTGGCCGCGATCCGTGCCCGCAGCCCTATCGAGCTGGAGATCTTTGTCCACGGTGCGCTCTGTGTCTCGTACTCCGGTCAGTGCTTTTCCTCGGAGGCATGGGGAGGGCGCAGCGCCAATCGTGGTCAGTGTGCGCAGGCCTGCCGGTTGCCGTATGAGATGATTGTCGATGGTGAGCACCGACCACTGGGTGCAGCTCGTTATCTCCTCTCGCCGGGTGATCTGGCGGCAATTGATGATATGGCAACCATTGCGCGCCTGGGTGTCAGTGCGCTTAAGATTGAAGGTCGCTACAAAGATGCTGAATATGTTGCGATTACGACGAATGCCTATCGCCGGGCGCTCGATGCGGCATGGGCAGGTTTGCCGTCCGATCTGACCGGGGCTGATCGGCTGCATCTTGAGCAGGTGTATTCGCGTGGTCTGGGGCCTCATTTCCTGCGGGGGACCAATCATCAGGCAGTTGTTGAAGGACGGGCACCACGCCATCGTGGTCTCCTGATGGGGCGCGTCGTACAGGTACGGTCGGATGCGATCATCATTACGCCGGAGCCGGGGCGTGAGGCAGCGCCACTGAAACCCGGTGATGGTGTCGTTTTCGATGCCGCCGACTGGCGTAGTCCAGAGGAGCCGGAAGAGGGTGGCCGGATCGTCGCCGTCGAACCGGTAGGTGATGGCCGGCTGGCAATCCGGTTTATGAAGGGGGTGATCAATCCGCGCCGGATTCGGGTCGGTGATCTGCTCTGGCGCACGTCTGATCCGCAGACCGAACGGATTGCTCGCCCCTTCGTCCAACCGGCGGCGCCGGTGCGCCGGCAACCGGTGCGTGTTCACGTCCAGGCATCCGCCGGTACGGCTCTGGAAATGAGGTGGACGCTCATCGATCAGCCGGCATTGTCGGTCGTTGTGCGGAGTGAGACATCGCTCACAACTGCGCAAAACCGACCGCTTGATGAAGCAACGTTACGTGATCAACTCAGTCGACTGGGGGATACGCCCTACATTCTGAGCGAACTTTCGGCGGTGATTGAAGGCAATCCCTTCGTACCGGTATCACTGCTCAACCAGTTACGCCGTCAGGCAACGACGCAACTCGCCGAATTGCAGAGTCAACCACCCGCGTTGACCATTCTTAATCCCGATCAGGTGGTAGATGAAGCCCTGGCCGCAGTAGAACCGACCGCACCGTCGGCAACACCGCACCTGCACCTGTTGGTGCGTTCGCCCGAACAGCTCGCGGCAGCGATTGCCCTGCGCCCTGATAGCATCACGCTCGACTACCTTGATCTTGAGGGATTGAAGCCGGCGCTGGCTCAGATTCGTGACGCCGGTATTCCCGCCCGGATCGCCGCCCCACGTGTGCTCAAGCCCGAAGATGAGCGGATCGTGCGGTTTCTGCGCAAACTACAAACCCCGTTGCTGGTACGCTCAACCGGCTTGCTCGAACTGCTGCGCGATGATCCGACCGTAGCGTTAACTGGCGATTTCAGCCTGAACGCCGCAAATGTCCTGACCGCCGATCTGCTGCTGAAACTGGGATTGCAACGATTAACACCCACCCATGATCTCAACGCCGAACAGATCGCGCATCTGGCGGAGCGGATTGGCGGGAGCCGGATTGAGGTGATCGCCTACCACCATCTTCCGGTCTTCCACACCGAACATTGCGTCTTCTGTCGGTTTCTGTCGAATGGTACCAGCTATAAAGACTGTGGTCGGCCCTGCGAACGGCATCACGTGGCATTACGCGATACAAATGGACGAGAACATCCGGTGATTGCTGATGTCGGTTGTCGCAATACTGTGTTCGGTGCCGAGGCGCAGGAAGCCAGTAAATACCTTGATCGCTGGCGGGCTGCCGGGATCGGGCACTACCGCCTGGAATTCGTTCACGAGTCGGCGGCGCAGGTCACTGCTATCAGCGAGGCATTTCGGGCATATCTCCACAACACGATCAGCGCAGCCGAGCTAGGCCGTCGCTTACGCCAGTGCTCACCGCAGGGCGTGACGGAGGGGAGCTTCTTCGTACCGGCAAACTATCAGTACATTCCACTACAGTAG
- a CDS encoding radical SAM protein, which yields MSSLATLAQPLADGTFQCLACQWRCTLAPGEIGRCHMRIGREEGIELINHGMISGAAIGPVEDHRLWHFFPDTTVLAIGGWGYALPIDQQRGPYGTLPTEPAKQRRLEPQRAADFALERLCRGVVWAFGEPAVNFEYVLALLQLSRAASRYTAIVTSGMLSLEALNELGPYLNGISLDLRGFSDNAYQRLGGISDWRHILRFAEEAQQRWKCHIEITTRIHHGVNDHPDELRDLVEWIKKTLGEETPWHVLPGDAGSETAAATKQARRIGHEGGLQFIYGHEPNQPTRCPSCHATLINRQHGVSRRVGLDGNRCSNCGYATNLYLSIFKVHRT from the coding sequence ATGTCATCGCTGGCCACATTAGCGCAACCGCTTGCCGATGGAACATTTCAGTGTCTGGCATGTCAGTGGCGTTGCACGCTGGCACCGGGCGAGATTGGGCGTTGTCACATGCGTATCGGTCGTGAAGAAGGGATCGAATTGATCAATCACGGCATGATCAGCGGAGCAGCGATTGGCCCGGTTGAGGATCATCGTCTCTGGCATTTCTTCCCGGATACGACGGTGTTGGCGATTGGCGGATGGGGCTATGCGCTACCTATCGATCAGCAGCGTGGTCCTTACGGCACATTACCAACCGAACCGGCAAAGCAGCGTCGGCTTGAACCGCAACGGGCCGCCGATTTTGCGCTCGAACGGCTTTGCCGCGGTGTGGTGTGGGCATTTGGTGAGCCGGCGGTCAATTTTGAATATGTGCTGGCGCTGCTGCAACTGAGCCGTGCTGCCAGCCGCTATACGGCGATTGTAACCAGCGGTATGCTGAGTCTGGAAGCCTTGAATGAACTAGGACCGTACCTTAACGGCATTAGCCTCGACCTGCGCGGCTTTTCCGATAATGCGTACCAACGGTTGGGTGGGATAAGCGACTGGCGCCACATTCTCCGTTTTGCCGAAGAGGCACAGCAGCGCTGGAAATGTCATATTGAAATTACGACCCGTATTCATCACGGCGTCAATGATCACCCCGATGAGCTGCGTGATCTGGTTGAGTGGATCAAGAAGACCCTGGGTGAGGAAACGCCGTGGCATGTGTTGCCAGGTGATGCCGGGAGCGAGACGGCGGCGGCAACCAAGCAGGCTCGTCGTATCGGCCACGAGGGTGGCTTGCAGTTCATTTACGGTCACGAGCCTAATCAGCCCACACGTTGTCCGTCCTGCCACGCAACGCTGATTAATCGGCAGCACGGTGTGAGCCGGCGGGTTGGTCTCGATGGCAATCGCTGTAGTAATTGTGGTTATGCCACGAATTTGTATCTATCGATCTTTAAGGTGCATCGCACGTAA
- the lepB gene encoding signal peptidase I, whose amino-acid sequence MTNSPSSSEPLTSDPETVQVRQPRAPLRYVVRELLETAIFILLVFLIVRGVVQNFKIEGSSMEPTLHTGQYILVNKLIYFHFDLNAPLRLLPGQSDLPPRIVYPFRPPQRGDIVVFEYPRDVRKDYIKRVIGLPGDIIEIREGKVFVNNEPLDEPYLRGASTYCLGGYPCAQGPVLVPAGSIFVMGDNRGNSSDSREWDALPLDRVVGQAWLIYFPFSDWGLVPHHRYETSTAVAP is encoded by the coding sequence ATGACGAATAGTCCTTCATCATCAGAACCGCTCACGAGTGATCCGGAAACTGTTCAAGTTCGTCAACCTCGTGCCCCTCTGCGGTACGTGGTTCGTGAACTGCTCGAAACAGCTATCTTTATTCTGCTGGTTTTTCTCATCGTGCGCGGTGTCGTGCAAAATTTCAAGATTGAAGGCTCAAGTATGGAGCCAACGCTCCACACCGGTCAATATATTTTAGTCAACAAACTCATCTATTTTCATTTCGATTTAAACGCACCACTACGCCTGCTTCCCGGCCAATCTGATCTTCCACCCCGTATTGTATATCCTTTTCGCCCTCCCCAACGCGGTGACATTGTTGTCTTTGAGTATCCACGTGATGTACGTAAAGATTATATCAAACGAGTTATTGGTTTGCCGGGTGACATTATCGAGATTCGTGAAGGTAAAGTCTTTGTCAATAACGAACCGCTCGATGAGCCATACCTGCGCGGTGCGTCCACCTATTGTCTGGGTGGGTATCCCTGCGCCCAGGGACCGGTCCTGGTGCCAGCCGGTAGTATCTTCGTGATGGGTGACAATCGCGGCAATAGTTCCGACTCGCGAGAGTGGGATGCCTTACCGCTGGATCGGGTTGTCGGTCAGGCATGGCTCATCTACTTTCCGTTTAGTGATTGGGGATTGGTACCGCACCATCGCTACGAGACCAGTACTGCGGTAGCACCTTAG
- a CDS encoding glycosyltransferase family 4 protein, translated as MHIAINAHLLAHTHSFRRAGVSHYIEQVLLHLAQIDRENRYTVYTTRGLDQAALGLPANFVVKPSRLPTINPRVRIPWEQIIAPLMLRGKADLYHGCLNVAPLLSPVPTVITIHDLAFIRFPQTFRAYNRIYLDFATRLSARRASRILVVSEHTKREVVGLLGVDPERVVVTPNAVRHHFRPPDPVQLEQFRVRHSLPERFILYVGTLEPRKNLTTLLEAFAILSRQVPTVPLLIGGGKGWMYEPIFARLEQLQLRDRVKFVGYIPEEELPLWYAAATVFVFPSIYEGFGMPPLEAMACGTPVITSNTSSLPEVVGDAGIMVSPTDTTALAEAMQRILTSADVRADLRTRGLKRAQQFSWTQTAIKTLEAYRAALTHPSGGV; from the coding sequence ATGCATATCGCTATCAACGCTCATCTGCTTGCGCATACCCACTCGTTTCGGCGGGCCGGTGTTTCTCACTATATCGAACAAGTCTTACTCCACCTGGCCCAAATTGATCGCGAGAATCGCTACACCGTCTACACCACACGCGGCCTCGATCAGGCGGCCCTCGGCTTACCGGCCAACTTCGTGGTCAAACCATCACGCTTACCAACCATTAACCCGCGCGTCCGGATTCCGTGGGAACAGATTATTGCGCCACTCATGTTGCGCGGCAAAGCAGACCTCTATCACGGCTGCCTTAACGTGGCACCGTTGCTCAGTCCGGTGCCAACGGTAATCACCATCCACGATCTGGCCTTCATCCGCTTTCCGCAAACGTTTCGGGCCTACAATCGCATCTACCTCGATTTCGCCACCCGGCTCAGCGCCCGGCGGGCCAGTCGGATTCTCGTTGTTTCCGAGCACACAAAACGCGAAGTGGTGGGATTGCTCGGGGTTGATCCAGAACGGGTCGTTGTGACACCAAATGCCGTGCGTCATCACTTCCGTCCGCCTGATCCGGTTCAACTCGAGCAGTTCCGTGTTCGCCATAGTCTGCCGGAGCGCTTCATTTTATACGTCGGAACACTTGAACCGCGCAAGAATCTGACGACGCTCCTCGAAGCGTTTGCCATCCTGAGCCGACAGGTGCCGACCGTTCCTCTCCTTATTGGCGGTGGAAAGGGCTGGATGTATGAACCGATCTTTGCCCGTCTCGAACAATTGCAGTTACGTGACCGGGTAAAGTTCGTTGGTTATATTCCCGAAGAGGAATTACCCCTGTGGTATGCAGCGGCTACCGTCTTTGTTTTTCCGTCGATATATGAAGGCTTCGGGATGCCACCACTCGAAGCAATGGCCTGCGGGACACCTGTCATCACCTCGAACACATCCAGCCTGCCGGAGGTAGTCGGCGATGCCGGGATAATGGTTTCACCCACCGATACCACTGCGCTTGCTGAAGCAATGCAGCGTATTCTGACCAGTGCTGATGTACGAGCAGATCTGCGTACCCGTGGCCTGAAGCGCGCTCAACAGTTTTCCTGGACGCAGACAGCAATCAAGACCCTGGAAGCGTACCGGGCAGCGTTGACACACCCCTCTGGTGGGGTATAA
- the tatA gene encoding twin-arginine translocase TatA/TatE family subunit, with protein MIGGLGWGELLIILIIVIAIFGAGKLAGLGGALGSSIREFRKAVKGDDEPRSDAKTEGETKV; from the coding sequence ATGATCGGTGGTCTTGGCTGGGGTGAGCTGTTAATCATCTTGATTATTGTGATTGCGATCTTTGGTGCCGGGAAGCTGGCGGGTCTGGGTGGAGCACTCGGCAGCAGTATTCGCGAATTCCGCAAAGCGGTAAAGGGTGATGATGAGCCACGCAGCGATGCGAAGACCGAGGGCGAGACCAAAGTCTAG
- the obgE gene encoding GTPase ObgE yields the protein MKTETDFFDQATIVVRAGNGGNGAATFRREKYVPRGGPNGGDGGRGGHVYLIADPEYNTLLHFRYQRKFVAENGGHGGKNAMHGRNGTDVYVPVPPGTVVRATIDGVTYSVDLARPGQRLLAARGGRGGLGNIHFATSTRQAPRLAELGEPGQELTLELELKMLADVGLVGFPNAGKSTLLSVISAARPKIAAYPFTTLTPNLGIVEVGLQRFVVADIPGLIEGAHAGVGLGHDFLRHVERTRLLIHIIDAAGVDGRYPWDDYEQINTELRLYQPELAQRKQVVALNKADLPAAQENLPILRERLPVAPEDLFVISAATGEGIEPLLRRVADLLRADPPPQRDPVDPDEPPLQWPLPEVDENAFTIEREGEAFRVRGIKIERLIAMSNLDQDEALDRIQRVLEASGINEALIAAGVQDGDLVRIGRAELVWDDSGQHAL from the coding sequence ATGAAAACTGAAACCGATTTCTTTGATCAGGCAACAATTGTAGTACGTGCCGGTAACGGTGGTAACGGTGCGGCCACATTCCGGCGTGAAAAATATGTTCCGCGTGGCGGCCCCAATGGCGGTGATGGTGGTCGTGGAGGTCACGTCTATCTGATCGCCGATCCTGAATACAACACGCTGCTCCATTTTCGCTATCAGCGCAAGTTCGTTGCCGAAAATGGTGGGCACGGTGGCAAAAATGCGATGCATGGGCGCAACGGCACTGATGTCTACGTACCGGTACCACCGGGCACAGTAGTGCGGGCAACTATCGACGGCGTTACGTACAGTGTCGATCTGGCCCGCCCTGGTCAACGCCTGCTCGCCGCTCGCGGGGGACGTGGTGGGTTGGGCAACATCCACTTCGCAACCTCGACTCGCCAGGCACCGCGGCTTGCTGAATTGGGAGAACCGGGCCAGGAGTTGACCCTTGAACTTGAGCTAAAGATGTTGGCCGATGTAGGGCTGGTCGGTTTTCCGAACGCCGGGAAGTCTACGCTGCTGTCGGTCATTAGCGCCGCCCGCCCGAAGATTGCCGCCTATCCCTTTACCACACTCACTCCGAACCTGGGTATTGTCGAAGTTGGCCTGCAACGCTTTGTGGTAGCCGACATTCCCGGTTTGATCGAGGGCGCTCACGCCGGCGTGGGTCTCGGTCACGATTTTCTGCGCCATGTCGAACGTACCCGGCTGTTGATCCATATTATCGATGCCGCTGGTGTCGATGGTCGTTATCCCTGGGATGATTACGAGCAGATCAACACCGAGCTGCGCCTCTATCAGCCTGAACTTGCCCAACGCAAGCAGGTCGTGGCTCTCAATAAAGCCGATCTACCCGCTGCCCAGGAAAATCTGCCGATCTTACGTGAACGATTGCCGGTGGCTCCTGAAGACCTCTTCGTGATCTCTGCGGCCACCGGTGAGGGTATCGAACCCCTCCTGCGCCGGGTTGCCGACCTTTTGCGGGCCGATCCTCCACCACAGCGCGATCCGGTCGATCCCGACGAACCACCCCTACAGTGGCCTCTGCCAGAGGTTGATGAGAATGCCTTTACCATCGAACGTGAAGGTGAGGCTTTCCGGGTACGTGGGATCAAGATTGAACGCTTGATCGCGATGAGCAATCTCGATCAAGATGAAGCGCTCGACCGGATTCAGCGCGTCCTTGAGGCGAGTGGGATTAACGAAGCCCTGATTGCGGCCGGCGTGCAGGACGGTGATCTGGTACGGATTGGACGGGCTGAATTAGTCTGGGATGATAGCGGACAGCATGCCTTATGA